The sequence CGGCGCGCATGCCTTCTATCTCGGCGTCGAGACCGCGCGGGCGGAAATCGCCTATAAGCTCGGCAAGCGCTACGCCCAGGATGAGGGGCTGAAATGGGGCGCGGCGGGCGAGATCGCCGGCAGCCCGGAGGAAGCCCACCGTTTGACATTCAAGGAGGCCGGCACGACCTTGCAGGCCAAAGCCAGCACCAAGGCCGCGCCGAAAGCCGGAGAGACGCCGTGATCCGTGAAGCCATCGTCACCACCCGCTCGCTCAATGGCGAGCCGCACATCGCCCCGATGGGCGCGACGGTGATCGAGGGCGGCTATCTGCTCATGCCCTTCCGCCCCTCGCGCACGCTGGAGAACCTCGCCGCCACCCGCATCGCCGTGGTCAATTTCACCGACGACGTGCGCATTTTCGCCAGCTGCGTCGTCGGCCGCCGGCTGAATGTGGATGTGAAGAAGGCGACCTATATCGACTGCCCCCGCCTTGCCGATGCGCTCTCGCATGACGAGGTGACGGTGGAGCGCGCGGAGGACGACCCGCAGCGGCCGAAATTCTTCTGCAAGACCTATCATTCCGAAGGCCACACCCGCTTCGACGGCATGAACCGCGCCAAGGCGGCGGTGCTGGAAGCCGCCGTGCTGGTGAGCCGGCTGAACATGCTGCCGGACGAGAAGGTCGATCAGGAAATGGCCTATCTCGCCATCGCGGTGGAGAAGACCGCCGGGCCGGACGAGCTGGAAGCCTGGGGCTGGATGCTGGAGGCCGTGGCGGAACACCGCCGCCGGCGCGCCTCGTGAGCCCGGCCGCGCCCGGCCTGCTGGCCAGCGTCACCGATCTGCACGAAATGGAGCTGGCGCGGGCCGGCGGCGCCGATATCGTCGATCTCAAGCAGCCGGCTTTCGGCGCGCTGGGAGCCTGGAGCACGCAAGCCCTCACCGCCGCCGTCATGCTGTGGAGCGCCTGGGGCGAGCAGCTCGGCGCGGCCGGGCGCCCGGCGCTCAGCGCCACGGTGGGCGACCAGCCCATGGTGCCCGGCCTCATCCGCGCCGCCGCCGAGCGTGTAGCCGGCACCGGCGTGCCGCTGGTCAAGGTCGGCCTTTTCGTCTCCCCCCATGCCCATGAGTGCATCGAGGCGCTGGCCCCGCTCGCCAGCCGGGTGCGGCTGATCGGCGTGCTTTTCGCCGACGAAGCGCCGGATTTCGCCGTGCTTGCCGCGCTCGGCCGCGCCGGCTTCGCCGGGGTGATGATCGACACCGCCGACAAGAAGGCGGGCCCGCTGACCGCGCATCTCGACCCGCTCACTCTGGGCCAGTTCGTCGCCGAGGCGCGCCGGCACGGGCTGATGACCGGCCTCGCCGGCTCGCTGCGGCTGGAGGATATCCGGGCGCTGGTCGGCGTCGGCGCCGATTATCTCGGCTTTCGCGGCGCGCTGTGCGAGGGCGGCCGCACCGGCACGCTCGACCCCGCGCGCCTCGGCCAGGTCCATACCCGCCTGCGCGAGCCGAGCGACCATTAGGGTGGCGAATGATCACCCTCGTTTAGAGTCGGTAACTTTTTTGTAAGTTTGAACGCTCACGAACCGTCCTCGGAGCAAAATTCTTTACTGAAGTGAATAAATGGCGCCGCTCAACGGCAATCTGCCGGAGCGGCGCCATAATAAGGTGCGGGATTCGAACCCGCGAGACAGTTTCCCGTCTGCCTGAGTTTCAATCAGGTGCCTTCAGCCACTCGGCCAACCTTCCAATCCGCAACGTTGCTGCAGCGGACTTCTTATATCGCACAGTGGAATCCAGCATGCAATTGGCGGCGCAACAGCCATAGTATAGAGCTTGCCCGAGCCTAACGATAACCAGCGCCTCCACACGTCATCCCGGCCGTAGCGCAGCATAGAGCCGGGATCACGTGCTGGGCGCGGGCGTGGAGACGATCCCGGATCGGTCCTGACGGACCGTCCGGGATGACGGCGAAGCCCGGATGCGTGCTGCATGCGTGCCGCCTTGACTTTACCATCGTGCAGGTTCATTCCCCCGCCCGCCGCGTGTCACCGCGGCGCAATTGGAATCCCCTAACCATGCCCAGCGACAGTACCAGTCGATTGTCCGGCCGGCCGCGGCCGGCGCTGTGATCCGGCATCGGGCCTGACCCGGTTTCGGCTCCCCGCGCCGCCCGCCACGGGCCGGACAGCGGAAAGAGAGCCGAAATGGACGAACGGACGGAAGACCGCCGCGACGACACGCTTGTAAATGCCGCAGCCCTCGCGGCCGAGCTTGCCGAAGAACACCCCGCCGATATCGCCGAAGCGCTGGACGAGCACGAGCCGGAAACCGCCTCCGCCGTGCTCGCCAGCCTGCCGCGCGAGCAGCAGGTGGAGGTGCTGGACGGCCCCGATGTCGATCTCACCAGCGAGCTGATCGAGGCCCTGCCGGTCGAGGAGGCGGTGCGCCTCGTCTCCGACATGTCGGCCGACCGCGCGGCGGACCTGTTCCGCTGGATGGACGAGCCGGCCCGCTCGCATCTGTTCGCCCGCCTGCCGCACGAGACGCAGGTCGAGCTGAACAAGCTGCTGGCCTGGCCCGAGCACAGCGCCGGCGGGCTGATGACCACGGAATTCGTCACCGTCCCGGCGAGCTGGACGGTGGGCGAGACCCTGCACCATCTGCGCGAGATCGAACGCACGCGCGAGACCATCTACGCCATCTATGTGCTCGACCCCGCGACGCAGAAGCTGCTCAAGGCGGTGACGCTGCGCCGCCTGATCACCGGCGAGCCGGAAGCGTCCATCCTCTCCGTGGCGCCCAAGCACGACCCGATCACCGCCGACCCGCTGATGGACCGCGAAGACGTGGCGCGGCTGATCACCAAATACGACCTGCTCGCCGTCCCCGTGGTGGACGAGAACGAGCATGTGCTCGGCATCGTCACCGTGGACGACATGATCGACGCCATCATCGAGGAAGGCACCGAGGACGCGCAGAAATTCGGCGGCATGGAAGCGCTGGACGAGCCCTATATGGAAATCGGCTTCTTCGACATGCTGAAGAAGCGCGGCGGCTGGCTCTCCATCCTGTTCCTCGGCGAAATGCTCACCGCCAACGCCATGCAGCATTTCGAGGACGAGCTGGAGCGCGCCATCGTGCTCACCCTGTTCATCCCGCTGATCATGAGCTCCGGCGGCAATTCCGGCTCGCAGGCGACCTCGCTCATCATCCGCGCGCTGGCGCTGGGCGAGATCAAGCTGAAGGACTGGTGGCGCGTCGCCCTGCGCGAGCTGCCCTCCGGCCTCGTGCTCGGCTCCATGCTGGCTGTGCTCGGCGTCACCCGCATCACCGTCTGGCAGCTCGCCGGCTTCCACGATTATGGCGAGCACTGGGTACTGGTGGCGGCGACGGTGGGCGCGGCGCTGATCGCCATCGTCACCTTCGGCTCGCTGATCGGCTCGATGCTGCCCTTCGTGCTGCGCCGGCTCGGCTTCGACCCCGCCAGCGCTTCGGCGCCCTTTGTCGCCACCTTCGTCGATGTGACCGGCCTGGTGATCTATTTCACCGTCGCGCTGGTCATCCTCAAGGGCACGCTGCTGTAAGGCGCGCAACGTCATCCCGGCCGAGCGCAGCGAGAGCCGGGATCGTCCTACCTTGCGGAACACGATCCCGGATCGGCCTCTCGGCCGTCCGGGATGACAACCAACGGCCCCGTCACCCCCGCGCCAGCACCTCGCCGTGCCCGCCGATCAGCGTGTCGCCGACGAGGCGGCGGGCATGGGTCCAACCCTCCAGCCGGGCGGAAAGCTCCGGGACGCGCCGGGCGATGAGGCGTAGCGCCACGAGTTCATGCGTGCCGGTGTCGACGAAGCCGGCCGGCAGGTCCGGCACGGCGTCGACGAAGAGGGTGCCGCGCTTCATGCCGCGCCCCATCAACGGGCCGATGGCGCCGCCGACACTCACCGTGCCGGCGATCATGTCGGTGGCGAGCCCCTCCCCGGCCTGGCCGGCGATGGTGATCAGCCCGCCGCGCTGGCGCTCGGCCGCGCGCGGGCCGGCATCGCCGCCGATCGCCAGCACCCCGCCGGAAAGCCCGCGCCGCGAACCCGATCCGGCCGCGCCGGCATGCGACCCCGCACTCCCGGCGAGTTCGATCCGCCCGCCGGACATCTCGCTGCCGAGGAAATCCCCGGCATCGCCGCCAATCCGCAGCACGCCGCCGCTCATGCCCCGCCCGGCAAAGGCGCCGACCCGCCCGTCGACGATCAGTTCGCCCTTGGTCATGCCGGCGCCGACGCCGTCGAGCCTGACATCGCCGATCTCGATCAGCAGCACGCCGTCGGGCGCGCCCTCGATGAAGAACAGCTCCGCCAGCTTCACGCTGCGCCCGCCACACGGCACCTCAAGGTGCTCCAGTTCGCGCAGCGGCAGCGGGCAAGTGACTTCCGGCGTCAGGCCCGAGAGGTCGACGCGGGCCTCGAAGGGCGCGCGCGGCTTGAGAGAAACCCCGCTCATGCCGTCTCTCCCGCGCCCTGCATGATCTCACGCAGCTTGAAATGGAACGGCCCGAGATTGCCGCCATAATTGCCGGCGTCGATCGCCACCACCCCCGCTTCCGCGCCCAGCGCGCAGACGGCGGTGATGCCCACCCTGGTCGCTTCCGCCACCGCTTCGAAGCTCACCCCGTCAATGACGATTTCCAGCACCGAGCCGACCTCAGGGGGAAGCTGGCTCGGCACCGTGCCGCGCAGCGTCGGGCAATAGGCGTCGTTGGAGGAGGCGAACAGGCCCTTATATTTCGAGCCGACCTTGGAGCCGGAGCGCACCACCCCGCCGGGGAACGGCAGGATGATGCCCGGCACCTGCACCATGGCCGCCACCGCCGCCTCGGCCGCCTTGAGCGCTTCGCCGCGCGAGCGGGCGAGGATGAGGAAATTGCCGCCGCCGACGCCTTCCACCGAGCCGGTGTCCTCGTCGCAGACGAACTCACCTTCCATGACCGGCACGCGCCAGAAGCGCTTATCGCCGATCTTCTTGGAAATCTGGTGCCCATCGCCGAAATAGCGGATGGTTTTCGCCAGCGGCACGCGCTTGCCGCCCTCGATGCCGGCATAGCAGGCCGTGGTCGGGCAGGTCAGCACGCATTGGCCGAGCCGCAGCGGCACCACCTTCTTCAGCGAGCCGAAATCCATCGCGAAAATGAGCAGGGACACGCCCGGCCGCCCGTCCGGCGTCTCCTCAGGGCTGAGCGTGCGCTCGATCCCCGCCTCGCAGCCGCAGCCGATGACGGAAGTGGCGAAACCCGTGGTGGTGCGCCCGGCGATCAGCGCCCATTCCGGCGTGTCGGCGGTGACGATGAGCCGCGTGCCCACCATCGGAAAGGCTTCCGCGAAGGTGTCGCGGATCTCGACGCCATTGAGGATCATCGGGCGCCCTCCTGCAACGTCGACAGCACGCGGCACTCATTCCGCCCTGCTCCCTCTCCCCGACGGGGAGAGGGGTGGGGTGAGGGGCCGGGACGCCCGGACGTACGGAGCGCGTGCCCCCTCACCCGGCGCTGCGCGCCGACCTCTCCCCCACGGGGAGAGGTGAGAAGTCCGTCGATGCCCCTCACGACGCCCCCCCTTCGCATTTCAGGATGGTCGGGCCGGCGCCGTTGCGCAGCTCGCCGTCGCTGATGCGGAAATGCTGGGCCTTCAGCCCCACCGCCTCGTCGAACCAGCGCTGCATGTCCTTCTCGACCGAACGGTCGAATTCCGGGCGGGCGACATGGGTGGTGCCCTGCGCCAGTTCCACCACCACGCCGTCCTTCACGATCAGCCGGCCGTTCTTGAACACCATGCGGGTGGTCGAGAACATCGCCTCGCGGTCGGCGTCCTCGGTGTGCACGGCAATGTCCGCCACCGCGCCGGGGCCGAGATGGCCCTTGTCGGTCAGCCCGAGAATACGGGCCGGCGCGGCGCGGGTGAGGATGGC comes from Ancylobacter polymorphus and encodes:
- a CDS encoding (5-formylfuran-3-yl)methyl phosphate synthase, with protein sequence MSPAAPGLLASVTDLHEMELARAGGADIVDLKQPAFGALGAWSTQALTAAVMLWSAWGEQLGAAGRPALSATVGDQPMVPGLIRAAAERVAGTGVPLVKVGLFVSPHAHECIEALAPLASRVRLIGVLFADEAPDFAVLAALGRAGFAGVMIDTADKKAGPLTAHLDPLTLGQFVAEARRHGLMTGLAGSLRLEDIRALVGVGADYLGFRGALCEGGRTGTLDPARLGQVHTRLREPSDH
- the mgtE gene encoding magnesium transporter; its protein translation is MDERTEDRRDDTLVNAAALAAELAEEHPADIAEALDEHEPETASAVLASLPREQQVEVLDGPDVDLTSELIEALPVEEAVRLVSDMSADRAADLFRWMDEPARSHLFARLPHETQVELNKLLAWPEHSAGGLMTTEFVTVPASWTVGETLHHLREIERTRETIYAIYVLDPATQKLLKAVTLRRLITGEPEASILSVAPKHDPITADPLMDREDVARLITKYDLLAVPVVDENEHVLGIVTVDDMIDAIIEEGTEDAQKFGGMEALDEPYMEIGFFDMLKKRGGWLSILFLGEMLTANAMQHFEDELERAIVLTLFIPLIMSSGGNSGSQATSLIIRALALGEIKLKDWWRVALRELPSGLVLGSMLAVLGVTRITVWQLAGFHDYGEHWVLVAATVGAALIAIVTFGSLIGSMLPFVLRRLGFDPASASAPFVATFVDVTGLVIYFTVALVILKGTLL
- a CDS encoding DUF447 domain-containing protein; the encoded protein is MIREAIVTTRSLNGEPHIAPMGATVIEGGYLLMPFRPSRTLENLAATRIAVVNFTDDVRIFASCVVGRRLNVDVKKATYIDCPRLADALSHDEVTVERAEDDPQRPKFFCKTYHSEGHTRFDGMNRAKAAVLEAAVLVSRLNMLPDEKVDQEMAYLAIAVEKTAGPDELEAWGWMLEAVAEHRRRRAS
- a CDS encoding formylmethanofuran dehydrogenase subunit C, yielding MSGVSLKPRAPFEARVDLSGLTPEVTCPLPLRELEHLEVPCGGRSVKLAELFFIEGAPDGVLLIEIGDVRLDGVGAGMTKGELIVDGRVGAFAGRGMSGGVLRIGGDAGDFLGSEMSGGRIELAGSAGSHAGAAGSGSRRGLSGGVLAIGGDAGPRAAERQRGGLITIAGQAGEGLATDMIAGTVSVGGAIGPLMGRGMKRGTLFVDAVPDLPAGFVDTGTHELVALRLIARRVPELSARLEGWTHARRLVGDTLIGGHGEVLARG
- the fhcD gene encoding formylmethanofuran--tetrahydromethanopterin N-formyltransferase yields the protein MILNGVEIRDTFAEAFPMVGTRLIVTADTPEWALIAGRTTTGFATSVIGCGCEAGIERTLSPEETPDGRPGVSLLIFAMDFGSLKKVVPLRLGQCVLTCPTTACYAGIEGGKRVPLAKTIRYFGDGHQISKKIGDKRFWRVPVMEGEFVCDEDTGSVEGVGGGNFLILARSRGEALKAAEAAVAAMVQVPGIILPFPGGVVRSGSKVGSKYKGLFASSNDAYCPTLRGTVPSQLPPEVGSVLEIVIDGVSFEAVAEATRVGITAVCALGAEAGVVAIDAGNYGGNLGPFHFKLREIMQGAGETA